The nucleotide window CATCACGGTTCTGACCGATCACTTCTTCCTCAGTCGGCTACTGTGCTTCTTGTTCTCTGCGTTGCGGTGTTCGCCAGAACAGCAATCCAGATCCCCAGTGCAGTCAGCACAAGAGAAACAACACACTCACACTACAAGAGAAGAtggacacagagagagaaagggagagagaaggaaaaaaaaaacaagagtAGCCAGTGCCAGGTAAATAGCTAGAAGGAAGAAGATAACAATAGAGCACGAGAGCAACTAGCCCATCACTGGAAAATAAGCGAGAGATGGGCAAGGACGAATAAAATATACCCGCGCGTGAAAGACAAAGAACAGGGAGAAGATCGGGGAAAGCAACAAACGcagccacccccccccaaaaaaaaaaagacactCAGTCACGCAACGAACAAGCCGAAACCGACCTTCGACTAACAACACACAATCGCCGTAATCGGCACCCCATTCTCAGTTCCTTCCTTCGGCCAGAGAATATGAGCTGAATTCCACACGATCCGGCCTGCCACACCTCCACCCTGTGGTGCAAAAAACAGTACTAGATGCGCGTTCCGGCAATGCACTGATACAGTCAGCTGTGCGTCGCCCTTTTTCTCACGCTCTAACCATCTGCTTTGCAGTACTTCACGTGGTGCATCTTTCGGGGAGTGGCTCGGGATCCCTACATCATTAAGCAGTGAGGGCAGAATGAATTACGCTCGTGTGACGCTGACACTTCACCTACCATGTAGACGACACAACTGTGTTTACTACTGGAGCTCTTTCCGGCGCCACGCTAACCAGAACCTCGGTGCTGAAGACAGTGACGATATATTGTTCTGACCTCCCTACATTGTAGATCCTTGTCCCTGTCAGCATCAGAGgtggttcggcattggcatggatggagggggagggctaCCTGGGTTCTCCTCACAGAGTTGAGGGTACTAGAACCTGAGATACCACGCCTTGCggtgccccctccccaacCCTGTCATCAGCCCCGTACTCGAAATGGGAACCATAAGGAAAGGATAAGTAAACACCGCAGAGCGAAGCGACATTCGGGGGAAGCGCATTACGGCCATCGTTATCCAGTTTGACTGACCGCCATAAGGAAatcacacacaaaaaaatgAGGAAGCACAACGGAAGAAAGTTGAGGATGACTTCATCCACCATCCTGAAAAACTACAACAGAGCGCCTGTCACCAAGGATCTCAGTTAAGGGCGGAGAGAAGTGTAGTGACGGGCACAAGTACAGATGACGAACGAAGAAAATTATGATTTTTTTGTCCGTCGTTGTGCGGAAAGCGCAAGAGAAGCAGGTGAGAAGGAGCTCCAGCGGTGAGAAGTGCGGAAAAGACCTTGAGCGTGGTATGCATCAGGGGCAGATCATTAATTGGGCTCTTCTCCTGGGCTACTAGAAAGTGCTTTAGCACATGTTCCTTTTCTTGTCTTCTGTTCTTTCTCAGCACATGCACACCTATATACGCAGACGATTCATTGGCTGTGAGTCCAGGATGTTGCCAGCTCCGCTCTCACCTCATCTCTGGTCGAGGGCGTCAGAAAAGTGTGCACGGCGAGCAGGATAAAGGAAAGTAGGACAGtcaggaggaggcgcttcgAATCCACGCATGTCAACACACAACCGCAACAACTCTCAACGCACGACGTAAGCGTGATGTAAGAACCTGCCAGTgtcgaggggggggggggggtagaacAGAAGCTAAAGTGAAATGAAAAAAAGAATGGTACCACAGTGAAAATGAAAAGGGAAACCGAAAGTGAGAACACCATCGCGGTTCTTACAAGAGCATAGAAAAGTTGTAAGACAAGTGTCTGTGCCGTCCGCAGCCCAACAATCCAGCGTCCGCTCCCTTTTCCGACTCTCTATGGTAGAGAAGTTTCCCTCAGCGTTTCTTTTTTATTTCTCCTCTACTGAAGGATGTTCTCCTTTCGGTCTATACATCGCTTGGTTGTGGCGATTTTTGTTGCTTTTGCTTTCATAGAAGAATGCAAGCAGATTTCGACGTTTTGGGTTGTGGTATTCTACCACTAGTCagcaaagagaaacagaCAGCCGCAGTTCACCGAcctctgctgcaccacgaCTTTATCCTCGTCGCAACACGATGGGCAAAGGAGACGTTCATGGGCTCTTGGGCACTCCCTTTTTATATACTCCGGCATTTTTTGTAATCGTGTGATCGATCCTCTATCCCGCTCCTTCCGTTTCCCCTGTCTCGTGATGCTCGCTTTTAGTGAAGAGCGAAACACACAATGGGCGAAGCCAGCCGAGGAATCATCCACAACCacaggggaagaaaaagaggactAACTGCAGCGGGGATGCGAGGAGAGGACACTGCGAACAACATTTAAGAAGTTGcagaagcagagagaggagggaatgAGCAGCTCGAATACATGAGCGCGAACGAACAGCGCACCTGGCACACGGAGAGGTGTTAATACGATGAAAGTAAACGGATGAGTGGAGAAACGCCAACCAGAaatgagagaaaaaaggcgtaagcatgaaaaaaaaaaaaacgaagaacaCCACTCTTGCTTCTTCCAGATTTCCTACGCCGTTTACTTCGTACTCTCTCAAGAAATCCGCAGGTTCGTCATGAACACACACCAAAAAGACGCGAGGGCTCGTTGAGTTTCTTGTCTCTCCTAATGTGGCGTTGCAGCGAACGGGGAACTCCACCGAAAGGGGGAAATtaagagaagcagaagatcAGTGCACCTCAGCATGTGTCATTTCAAGCAGCTGTGTATGCTCTTGCCTGCAGGGAGCACgacaggaggaggggatcaccgaagcaaacaaacaaacaaaataAAAACGGAGGAAGACATGACGTCATGCGTCCAGAAGCGCACTTCCACTGTCTTCCTACCCGTGGCGCATCAATTTCTCTGTCCTTTCAGAGTTTTCCGCCCCACATGAACCTCACTTgaccatttttttttttgtttagAGATGCCCTTCACTCTCCATTGCATGACTGGCggtctccccctctttcttaAAGTGCTGTACGGTGACGcttcttgctgctgcggttgctCTTCGCCCTGATTCTTCCTTTCCCTATCTCGTCTGCCTCTCGTTTGTGTGGTTCTTACGCCTTTTTGCGTGCCGTTGGCGTGGTTGGCGTAGCTCATCGCATAttctcgcgtgtgtgtgtctgtgagtTTCTCGTCTTCTGGATGACTATCGCTACATCTTCTTCTCTCGGAGAGTAGTCCTTCTACACTTCAACTTTCTCACAAAAGGAGCGAACGCACACAACACGAGAGTAAAacggaaaggagggaaaatGAGTAGGGCAGAAGAAAACGCACGCGACACGAGCAACGCTTGCAAAAGAGGCACAACCAAACGGGTCAAGAACACACTCCACCCCTACACGTTCATTGTCTCCGTCCCTCTGGctcttcttgttgttgttgtctgcATTCCTTtactctcttctctcgctcccgTTGGGCTCTCTGCACTCGTCTTTGCGCTACGCTTGAGAGCAGAtgaaaagaaggagaggagagacgagaggcgagcgacgagaaggggagagggctgGAGAAAGAGGTTTCGGCATCGAATCATTAAAGCCAGTGAATCAAACGAAAAAAGATACGCACGCAAAACTAGCAGAAGACAGAAAGACCCCCACCGAAATAGTGCTGAAAAAGAATCCAGATAAAGTCGAATAGAGTAGGGATAAAGGAAAGATGGctgcgaagaggaggaacacTAATGCACCCTCTGGTGCCGTTTGCGGCTGGCCCCTTGTCCCACACCTCTGCTTGTATTGCTATGGTTGCCCCTTCACCTTTGATGCCGTGCAACCGCCCGTCATATCCacttctgctcctctttgtttctagtttctctcgctctcttctcggTGTCATAGATTCAGCGCTGTGTGCCCACACGGGCGCAAACCTCACATCTACGCGTATGGGTCAAGAGCGTAGAAAAAGATGATTGGGGTGTATTCGTCCCCAGGGCCAGCAGAGGGATGCAGGGGACTGCAGAACTCGAGCATGTGACTGCATTCCAATTGGCCCACACTACAAAGTACAGGGAGACCACCCAATACAAGccgaaaagagaaaaggaaagtaCAGAGGCGAATGGGCGTGAGGACAAGCACAGAGACGCGTCTTGAGCATCTCTTCATCTGTTCTGGATCATCTCTTCTGTCATCGAGaagtatatatatatatacatacatatatacaaGTGTGTGCGCGACCTCGGAGAACCAGAAACACTCCGCAATGGCAGCACGGGTGCAGTTCCTTCCGCCTTTCATCCGCTTACTAAGAGTCACGCCCTTGAAGGTACGCGAGCAGCATCGCAGGTCGATCTGTCTGTATGATGCCGGCGCCAATGTGGTCCACCACGTAGCCCCAGTTGGCGTCCTTGTCGCGCAGAGCGTGATCATCGCTGTAGCCGCCGCAGGTTGTCGGCCAGATAGTGTTAATCCACAGCGCCGCCCCGGAACTCTTGGCGAGTTTTCGAATGTAGTGCAGCATATCAGTATTTTCATTTTCAAAATTCACCTCGTACAGGTCGTGATTGGTGGCGAAGACGCGGTCGATACTCTCGTAGGTTGTCGTATCCGTAACACTCACGATAGGCATGAAAATAACGCTGTTGAGCAGATCCACCGAGTACCTCTTGCACAAGTCCTCGAAGGAGATCTCCGACTTTAGTATCGTCTGCTCCACCATCCCTGTCTTCACAAGCAGTGGGTAGAGCTCATCCAGGTACACGTCGGCCTTGTCCAGGTTGAGGATGACGCGGtccttcgccagcagcagcacctcctccaccgtcggAACCGTGAACTCGGTCATGTTCCCCAGCCCGTCCTTCAGACGCAACGCACGCACCTCAGCGAGGGTGTGATCGCAAACTCTACCCGTACCGTTTGTTGTACGATCGAGCGTCTCATCATGCATGAGGATAAGCACGCCGTCGCTCGTGCGCCAGACATCGACTTCGACAATGTCTGCTCCCATCTGAATGCAGCTTTCCACAGCTTCGAGCGTGTTCTCGACGTAGTTACGCCAGTCACCGCGGTGGCAGGCGACACAGACCGGTAAATTGGAGTCGGGGGAGTGCAGCGAGATGCGTAGGTGAGGTCGTGGGCTCATGAAATCTCGGATAAACCGTTGGTTGAGCGACTTGTCGTTGACCTGGTTCTTCTGCGCGAGGGCAGTGCGCTGAAACAATGGCTGACACATGGTTGACGCTGACAGCATGCTGGTTGGCGGTATCTGAGAGTAGGTGAAGAGGAGTGGAGCgaaaaaggggaaagcgaCGGGGACGGTGGGACAGTGAAAGGACGTAGGCCCTAtcacggaggagagggagcttCAACCAAAGAAGAACAAAATCATAAACATAAAACAGGGCGAGTGCAGAAAACTCAGCAGGATGCCCTTCGAGTAGGCCGAGAACCAAAACGCACAGCACAGAAGACGGCAgacttttctccttttcttcctcgcaTGTcacaagaagaagcgagaaggagagcgatCAGTGCAATGACGATGTGCGTccgggtgtgtgtatgtgtgtgtgtttgcgttGCTTTGTGCTTGTGCAACGGTGGGtgcagcaagagagagcgtCAAAAGGCGTGTGAGGAAGCGTTGCGTGTCATTTCCttttgtgtgggtgtgtcggAACGAGAAGGAGCAAATCCGCGTCGAGAGGGAAATACACATCCCCcccaaacgcacacacacacacacaaagacagacagacagacgcacCATCCCCCCATGAGGAAGGTTTTGGCAGAGCAAGCGAGGCCCAGCAGGTTGATTAGGTAACGCCATGATTGATGGACAAGGGAAAAAGGAAACGCGACAGAAGGAGATGGACGAGATGTGTCACTGTAGGCAACATGCGTTTGCTAGTCAATGCTCAGAGagcaaagcagcagaacgTGGGACATGTGGCTAGATGGCCTTCGCCAGTGTTGTTTTGCCAGCTCACACGACAACAGTTCGAGACGTCCAGTCCTTGAAAGAGGTACGACCGGAGAAGCTTGGCGCCAAGAGCGCACGCTCCCTCACAGAACAGCAACAGAATCGCCAAATAACCAAGCGCAGAGCGTTTCAGGATAGCTCGGTGACTTATTGAGGCACGCTTTTCGCGAGTCGAGTGAAGAGCAAGTTGGTCAAGCTGAGCATGACCCACCGAAGGAACAGAAATGACGCACATATACACGTACCCAcaaaggcacacacacacacacaaacctTAAATAGCTGAAGTCCTCTCCAACACCGAActggcacacacgcacatgcataCAATGGAGTCCTCTGACACTGCATCATcaacacatacacacacacacacgaagggggagggggaatcGCGTTAATACGTGACAGGGAAATGGAGATTTGCACCCCCATACACCTGTCAAAACCTTCAGAGATGGCAGACAGAAACTGAGAGGAGCAAGACGACGCGAGGACGCGCTTCAGCAAGACTGAGTGTTGCGCTCATTTGGCTACAGAAGCGCCACCTGTCCTTTTTTGCACTTGGATTACGTGCGAGGAGGTATCAGCGCGAAAGCAACAAAAGAGAGCAGCACAGCAACTGCGAAGGAGATAACAACGGCGGACAAACGAAGCACAGAAACAAAgcccttctcccctcaccccaccccccaaaGAACGTATCTCTAATGACAATGATGTgactatatatatatatgtatgtgtgtgtgtatatacTGAGAAGTggcaaaggaaaacgaagCGAACAAcagacgcagacgcacatGGTCACGCAGTAGTAGTCTAAGttagaaggaaaaagaaagagagaaagccaGAAAAGCGAATGACAATGAGGGAGGGCAGCAGATcagcagagaagcgaaaagaaagacTCTGCGCGCGTCTGGGTGTTACCCACTCTTTAACTCTAACTCGGTCTCTTTTGCTTTGTTCTACTTTATTTTCTTGCGTCTGCTCTTACCGTTTTCTCTTTACCTCTGTCTTCAGCGAGTCATGGCCTGACAATACGATGACTTGACAGAATGGAAAGCGTGAGCGGAGCGCGTAGAACGAGTGTGGTGCGATATGCAAAGACCAAAAAGAGTCGGCAGCGCACGCCTGACAGAGCTTGaaaacagcagcgacacctgTGGTCCCTCTACGTCAGATATCCATCAGGtcagtgagagagggagagagcgcgcgcgggTGGGGAAATTCTcgagagaggagatgaaAAAGAAGAGTAAGAGCGACAGTGAGAAAATGAGGAGGGATGGCCGAAGAGAATACAggcgaggcggcgaggcACGTGAAGCCGTGATGATTGCGTacgcagcgagagagagagagagagacttgCACAAACTCACACCGTGCTCACCTACCTCCTAGTCACCGCGTTCTTGGAGGCATAAGAAGTGACtgaggaaaaagaagaggacaCGGATGAGtaggagctgctgcgtgtgtgtgattcTACCTGATTTTCACTCGTGTAGTCAGCCCCTTGGTCGAAGTACGTCGTCTGGTCTGTGTAAGTGTAGCTGTTCGAATATGTGGCGTCTTCATATGTGTCTGACCCTGCTGTCCGCTCGTCCATGTACGTTGTAACCTCCGTATAGTCCTCCTCGCCCGATATAGCACTAGCGGGTATGCCTGAGTAGACATCCGGCGTCTGGCGTCTTGGTGTGGGGCGACGACTCGACGCGCCTCTCACGTCACGGTCGGATGCGCTGTGTGCTGCACGCTGCGGAGCGTCACGggcgcgctgcgccgtcgaGGTCGTGCGCCGCGACGCCCCATAGCTACTAGAGTCATCCTGGTTACTGATGGGCGTCTTGCCCCTATAGGCGACCTCGCCATCGTCACTGCGGTGTCTGTCGGATGGCGCTTGCAACCGCTGTTCCATCGCTTCTGTGAACACcggctcttcctcgtccGTCACGAAGTCCTCGTACTCctcgctgtcgctgtggtTGTCCAAGCCTGGTGGGTAGGTGGTCAACGACGCCGTGGCGACATCCACATCATCCCAGTTGGGCTGCATCGTCTTAAAGAAGCGGACTGGGGCAGAGTCGGAGGTGTCCGTGCCGCCGAGCGTCTTTGTCGCCTCGTCGTCCTTGTCTTGCGGGGGTGTCCACTGGCTGTTTATACGGCGCTCCTCGCGACTGTGGTGACGGTAAAGAATAAGCTGCATGATCATCGTCACAATCAGGCACAGGAAGATCCAGGCAAGGGTGCTGTAGACAGGGATCAACGCATGCAGTAGGCGCACCTTCTCGCGGCCGCGTTCAAGGCGAACGGCGACGAAGTAGAGTGAAATGAGCAAAATGCCGTTCGAGAAGAAGGAGCCCACGGTGTCGAACGCCACCCCGGTGTCCATGCGGACACCGATAGTATATTTCATCAAGCTGCGCAGGTAGGCCTCGGCAACACGGAGGCCAGCGCGAACGCAAAATGGGATAAAGATGATGTACCACGAGTGGTTCAGTCGCCCGTCCAGCTTCAAGCCAATGAGCACCCACTGCGCGACCCCGCAGGCCATGTTTAGGAAGGCCATGGAAAAGATGCCGTAGTAAATCACAGAACTCGGGCGGATGTTGTCGACCTCCGCTTGCAACCGCACCCGACGCGGCCAGCGCCAGATGAGGGAGGTGGCATAGTAGAAAATGTCACCCAAGATGGGCATACTCATGTACTGCAGGTAGAATCCTCTACCCAACTGAGCGCCATTGCGGATCTGGGTGAAAAACACAAACGGGATGCAGAAGTAGCACACAGCGGCGAAGAGGTTGCCAACGGGGGAGAGGCGATCTATCTTGGACATCCCTTCCTCGTACGTCCTCGACGTGATGACGTTCACCGCGAGGGCAACGACAGAGACCGCGATCATGATTGTCACAAAGATCATGAGTGGCAATAAAATAAACTCCCAGTTCCACGAAATGTAGTTATCGTCCTTCACTGCAaggaagacgaagaagaagattaaaagcgccacctccaccaagAGCACGAGCGAGTACACAACCACAGTGCCAACGGCTCCGAGGACAGGGACGAGCGGTCCCCATGTTCCGCTGGAGATGAACCCGTACGCATCCTCGCCAATGGAGTCGTACAGGTACTTGCGACTGCGGTTGTACAGAACAAGGTAGGCCTGATAGTAATGATGCCGCAGGGTGACCTTGCGAAAGTTCCACTTCACCTGCCGCGACGTCGTCGGTGGAATGAGGTCGAGAAGGTAGTACAACCTCCAGTTGGGCTTGTGCACCGGCCTGTCGACGTCCATCGGTCTTCAGTGAGGGATACAGCCGATGAAGTTGGAGGCACACTGTGTCTTTATTCACGCCGACACGCACAGAATACGGCACGTCAAGCGATGGAGGCCCTTtacgtttttcttttcgcaaGCGCTGAAGTTTGAGTCCCTTcaaaagaaggagaaggcgctCCGTCGGCGtgacaacagcagcaaaacGTCGACAGTAAAGACGCGCGAAGCGAGCTGGTCAATGCTGTTCTGGCAAAGAtatttttttcccctttcaagataaaaaaagagaaacaaaatGACAAAACGTGCGCCTACGCGGAAGGTTGGGCGGtcctcagagagagagagagattgAAAGAAGCGGGATACATACATGAATACATGCATGCGCACATatgcacacacatatatatatatgtgtgtgtgtgtgtggagttgtgtatgtatgtgtagagagagagggagtgggtgTGTAAAGGACTCCCGACAGCGAAACAAACAAGAAAAACGTGGCGGTGTGAAGGAAAACTACACCAGTcagagaagcaaagaaaaagggggggggaactGGTGGAGatggggagaggaaggggaagggggtaaATGCCGGTGCGttgggcggggtgggggtagcTGGGGGTATCTGTCAGTGCTTTAAGCCGagggaaacaaacaaacaatAAAAAAACAATGCCGACAATGATGGGAATATAGTCCTCTAGATTGCCCTTTCGTGGCGTTCAcagccgaaaaaaaaggatttggaagaaggagagaagtgtgtgtgcgtgggtgcgtaCGTGTTTTCTTCTCACAGAAGAGGCGTCACCATCCACAATGACAACAATACGTCAAGCCGTACTGCTAAGGAGACtcggaaaagagaaaatgtGAAGTGGTACAGTGAAGATGAGGGATGTACGAATGGCGGAAAAGAGGAATGATGATGTCCGCTTTCACTCACCCCCGGCGGATCGTTTATGCTACAGAACTTACAAGGGATATGATCGGGAAAAGGCTCCacgaaaagaaggagagagagggggagggcgaaaAACACTCAGACGCACCAACACATGAATGAAGCGCAGCGAGCGTGCGTGCCGTTTGGCAAACTGACTGAGGTGGGtacagtgtgtgtgtatgtgtggagACTATCGCGAAGATAGGCAAGGCACGCGGGATGGAcagagagcagagaggaggtaCACAGAAATCTGCAGACAGccaggcaaagagagagagagagagaccacgGTAGAGCATCGTGGAGAAGGAAACGTAGGTGAGGGCCACTGGCAATGTCAcagtgagagggagaaaatGCATCGACTCGAGCGAAGTTGCACACGGCCGCCACTGTCTTTGCTGTTGTTATTATTAGTATGATTATTATTAGTCTCGCGCGCAAGTACCACAACAAAACTAAAGAGTGAAGCGAGATGTCGACCACAATAGAAACAACAacaggggaggagagggactAAAGATCAGGAAGGCTGTGTCAGCTGTAACCCTCTCCATCAGCCATTGAGCCTCTCGTTTTGCCCAACTCGAGCGTCCAAAGAGAAACGAGTCCTGCAGCCGTCACAGGGACGGTCAGCGGTGTCCCTTGTACTGCTCCTGCGTCACTGGATGCTTCCACGTCGTCGACTTCTTGCCTGACTGGAGAAAAAAGTACTGCATCGTGCGGCGCGACAACCCATACTCCCAACCGCTGGGAAGAGGCGGAAACGGAACAtccggtgcgtgcgtgacgGCGGCGGGGTTGGTGCGCGATGCAGTGACTGCACTAGTGCTACTCGGCGCAGTAGTGTACGACTTGTTAGGCGGTACCGTAGAAGAGTTGATCACCTCTGTCGACGAGACGTCTAGAGCGGCTGCCAAAGCTTGAGTACCGTTGACAGCCTCCGTCGCTTCTCCCACGAAGCGCACGGACAGGTTGGAGTGGGAGatggcctgctgctgcgccagaTGAGCACTGGCGGCGTCCGCGAACTGCACAACACCGTACCGGTGCGCGTCAACAGTGCGCACCGTCTGTGCGCGTCGAAACCCGTCGCACCGCTGGAACATGTACACAAAGGCTGTCTCGTCAATTTCAGGGGGAAGCGGTAACACCACAAGCGTATCCGTACGTCTCGCCTCCTGCCACGCGCTCTCTACCGGTGAGGGGATGTCCTCCGTCGAGGTGCTGGAAGTCGGGGTCGTCTTCCTCAA belongs to Leishmania braziliensis MHOM/BR/75/M2904 complete genome, chromosome 36 and includes:
- a CDS encoding putative glycerophosphoryl diester phosphodiesterase — translated: MLSASTMCQPLFQRTALAQKNQVNDKSLNQRFIRDFMSPRPHLRISLHSPDSNLPVCVACHRGDWRNYVENTLEAVESCIQMGADIVEVDVWRTSDGVLILMHDETLDRTTNGTGRVCDHTLAEVRALRLKDGLGNMTEFTVPTVEEVLLLAKDRVILNLDKADVYLDELYPLLVKTGMVEQTILKSEISFEDLCKRYSVDLLNSVIFMPIVSVTDTTTYESIDRVFATNHDLYEVNFENENTDMLHYIRKLAKSSGAALWINTIWPTTCGGYSDDHALRDKDANWGYVVDHIGAGIIQTDRPAMLLAYLQGRDS